The genome window CCCGGCCCGCATCCTCGCGATCCACAATCTCAACGGTGAAGCCTCGGCCAAGTACACGTCCCACGTCGAGATCGACCTCTCGGCGGGGGACCTCACCTACGAAGTCGGCGACGCCCTCGGGGTCTACCCGACGAACTGCGACGCGCTGGTCCAGGAGCTAATCGCCCGCATCGGCGGCGCGGCGGACGAGCCGCTGACCGTCGACGGCCGCGTGGTCCCGCTGGCTGAGGCGCTGCGGAACCACTTCTGTCTCGCCGATATCAGCGACGACCTTCTCGCACTCCTGACGGAACGGGCCACTGACCCCGCGGAGGTGGCGCTCCTCCGCGGCTGTCAGGAGGATGCCGAGCCGATCGACGGCTGGGACGTCCTGGAGCTTCTCAAGCATTTTCCCTCGGCCTCGATCACGCCGGCCGAACTGGCGAACGCACTCGCGCCGATGCGGCCTCGCCTCTACTCGATCAGCAGTTCGCTCAAGGCTCATCCGGGGCAGGTCCACCTGACGGTTGGACGGGTCTCGTGGACGTTCCGCGAGCGGGGCCGCAAAGGGGTGGCGTCGACGATGTTCGCGGACCGCCTGAAGCCGGGGGACAGCGTCCGGGTCTTTGTCCACAAGGCGCACGGCTTCTCGGTCCCGGCGGACGCTGACCGCCCGATGATCATGATCGGCCCCGGCACCGGGATCGCTCCGTTCCGGGCGTTCCTGCAGGAGCGGAAGGCCGCGGGCGCGACGGGGAAGAACTGGCTCTTCTTCGGCGACCAGCAGGCGGCGACCGACTTCCTCTACCGCGAGGAGCTTCACGGTCTCCAGCAGGCGGGGGTCCTGACGCGGCTCGATGTCGCCTTCAGCCGCGACCAGGCGGAGAAGATTTACGTCCAGACCCGGATGCTGGAGCAGGGGGAGGCGTTCTGGCAGTGGCTCGACGAAGGGGGCCACGTCTACGTCTGTGGAGATGCGAAGCGGATGGCGGTCGATGTCGACAAGGCCTTGAGGCAGATCGTGCAGAAGTTTGGCAATCTCTCTGCCGCGGATGCCGATGCCTATGTCGCCCGGATGGCGAGTGAGAAGCGGTATTGCCGGGACGTCTACTGAGCCAGCCGACCCTCTCCTCTCTTCATCTGTGTTTATCTGTGTTCATCTGTGGCTGAATAGTTCTTTTTTGCCACAGATAAACACAGATGGACACAGATAAAGGCAAAGGCCTGCCAAGGTCAGGCCACGATGTCGTGAACGACACGGCCGTCGACATCCGTCAGCCGATAGTCTCGGCCCGCATGCCGATACGTCAGCCGCTCATGATCAAGCCCCAAGAGGTGCAGGATCGTGGCATGGAAGTCATGAACATGCACCTTCTTCTCACCGACCGCCACACCATAGTCGTCCGACGAACCGTAGGTCATTCCCCCCTTGACCCCACCTCCCGCCATCCAGGACGAAAACACCTGATGGTGATGCTCGCGCCCCTTGGCCTCGGCGCTGACGTTGTAAGGGGTCCGGCCGAACTCCGTCGTCCAGACGACCAGAGTCCGCTCCAGAAGACCTGACCGCTTGAGGTCGGTCAGCAATCCCGCGATCGGCTGATCGATCGCCTGAGCCAGCGGGCCGTGCGCCGCCATGTCGCCGTGCGAGTCCCAGTTGGCCGCCGACCCCGAGCCGGTATCGATCAGCTCAATGAACCGCACCCCCCGCTCGACCAGCCGCCGGGCGACGAGACACTGCCAGCCGAACCCGGACGTCGCCCCGCGCTGGAGCCCGTAGAGCGCGAGCGTCGCCTCGGTCTCCTGCGAGATGTTGAAAGCGTCTGGCGCCTCGCGCTGCATCCCGAAGGCGGTCTCGAACGAGCGGATCCGGGCTTCGAGTGCCTGATCGGCGGCGCGAGCCTCCTGATGCCCGCGGTTGAGCTCCGCCAGCAGGTCGAGCTCCATCCGCTGCAGCGACTCCGAAGGGGCGAGCGGCGCAAGGTTCGGCAGCGGCTCATTGCCCGGCAGGACGTGCGTCCCCTGGTGGCAGCCGGGGAGGAAATCGCTCCCCCAGGTCTGAGCCCCGGCGTAGGGGGCGGCGGGGGCGAGCACCATGAATGAGGGGAGGTTCCGGTTCTCGGTCCCCAGGCCGTAACTGACCCAGGCCCCGATGCTCGGCCGGGCGAAGTTGAACGAGCCGGTGTGCATCCCCATCGTGGCTTTGTCGTGCCCGGTGTGGTCGCCGGAAACGGAGTTCAGGATGCAGACGTCATCGATCACGCCGCCGATCTGTGGAAACAGATCGCTGACCGGCACGCCGCTCTCGCCGCGAAGGCGGAACTCCCAGTTCGGCCGCTTCAGGAACCGCGGGAACTCCCCTTTCTTCCCCTGCCAGTTGTCGACCGTGATCGTCTTCCCGTGATCGGCAAAGAGCTTCGGCTTGTAGTCGAAGCTGTCGACGTGCGAGGCCCCGCCGGTCGAGAACAGGAAGATCACG of Planctomyces sp. SH-PL14 contains these proteins:
- a CDS encoding sulfite reductase subunit alpha, giving the protein MAPQYSLIPESAPFNEEQRAWLNGFLAGWMGLQESGGAGAAVSAASVATALLDGPAAGEAKAAEAEEDFPWHDSSIVLDERLRLADGRPLQRRLMAAMAQLNCGSCGYDCRRYAEAIVSGEEKSLKLCSPGGKETAKALKELVALDLGGGADAAAKGAAKPAAPAEKTWSRTNPFPARILAIHNLNGEASAKYTSHVEIDLSAGDLTYEVGDALGVYPTNCDALVQELIARIGGAADEPLTVDGRVVPLAEALRNHFCLADISDDLLALLTERATDPAEVALLRGCQEDAEPIDGWDVLELLKHFPSASITPAELANALAPMRPRLYSISSSLKAHPGQVHLTVGRVSWTFRERGRKGVASTMFADRLKPGDSVRVFVHKAHGFSVPADADRPMIMIGPGTGIAPFRAFLQERKAAGATGKNWLFFGDQQAATDFLYREELHGLQQAGVLTRLDVAFSRDQAEKIYVQTRMLEQGEAFWQWLDEGGHVYVCGDAKRMAVDVDKALRQIVQKFGNLSAADADAYVARMASEKRYCRDVY
- a CDS encoding DUF1501 domain-containing protein; protein product: MSLSRRELLTRAAGGFGSIALAGLLTETGEAHAAASDPLAPRPAHFPARAENVIFLFSTGGASHVDSFDYKPKLFADHGKTITVDNWQGKKGEFPRFLKRPNWEFRLRGESGVPVSDLFPQIGGVIDDVCILNSVSGDHTGHDKATMGMHTGSFNFARPSIGAWVSYGLGTENRNLPSFMVLAPAAPYAGAQTWGSDFLPGCHQGTHVLPGNEPLPNLAPLAPSESLQRMELDLLAELNRGHQEARAADQALEARIRSFETAFGMQREAPDAFNISQETEATLALYGLQRGATSGFGWQCLVARRLVERGVRFIELIDTGSGSAANWDSHGDMAAHGPLAQAIDQPIAGLLTDLKRSGLLERTLVVWTTEFGRTPYNVSAEAKGREHHHQVFSSWMAGGGVKGGMTYGSSDDYGVAVGEKKVHVHDFHATILHLLGLDHERLTYRHAGRDYRLTDVDGRVVHDIVA